Below is a genomic region from Mycolicibacter hiberniae.
GCCGCGGGCGGCGCCGGCACGGTCGGGCAGGATAAGGCGCATGGTGTTGAACCGGGCAAATCGGAAGGCGGACTTCCCGCAGCTGCCCGCGGCGCCTGCGGATTATCCGGTGTTCCCGGACAAGTCCACCTGGCCGGTGGTCTTCCCGCAGTTGCCGTCGCCGCCCGGCGGGGGGCCGTGCCGCCCCCCGCAGCACACGTCCAAGGCCGTGGCGCCGCAGATTCCCGCCGAGGCGCTGCCGAACCACGTCGCGGTCGTGATGGACGGCAACGGCCGCTGGGCGACCCAGCGCGGGCTGGGCCGCACCGAGGGGCACAAGATGGGCGAGGCGGTGCTCATCGACATCACCTGCGGCGCCATCGAACTCGGTATCAAGTGGCTGACGGTGTATGCGTTCTCCACCGAGAACTGGAGGCGCTCCCCAGAGGAGGTGCGCTTCCTGATGGGGTTCAACCGCGAGGTGGTGCGCCGGCGGCGGGAGAACCTCAACGCGATGGGCGTGCGGATGCGCTGGGTGGGCTCTCGTCCGAAGATGTGGCGCAGCGTGATCAAGGAATTCGAGATCGCCGAGGCCATGACGGTCGACAACGACGTCATCACGATCAATTACTGCGTCAACTACGGCGGGCGCACCGAGATCGCCGAAGCCGCCAAGGCCATCGCCGAGGAGGCCGTGGCGGGCAAGCTGAACCCGAGCCGGATCAACGAGGCCACCATTGCGCGGCACCTGCACCGGCCGGACATGCCCGACGTCGACCTGCTGATCCGCACCTCCGGCGAGCAGCGGTCGTCCAACTTCATGCTGTGGCAGGCGGCCTACGCCGAATACATCTTCCAGGAGAAGCTGTGGCCGGACTACGACCGC
It encodes:
- a CDS encoding decaprenyl diphosphate synthase — protein: MVLNRANRKADFPQLPAAPADYPVFPDKSTWPVVFPQLPSPPGGGPCRPPQHTSKAVAPQIPAEALPNHVAVVMDGNGRWATQRGLGRTEGHKMGEAVLIDITCGAIELGIKWLTVYAFSTENWRRSPEEVRFLMGFNREVVRRRRENLNAMGVRMRWVGSRPKMWRSVIKEFEIAEAMTVDNDVITINYCVNYGGRTEIAEAAKAIAEEAVAGKLNPSRINEATIARHLHRPDMPDVDLLIRTSGEQRSSNFMLWQAAYAEYIFQEKLWPDYDRRDLWEACEQYASRQRRFGTA